The segment GCGGCCGGCCAACAGAGCCATGGACAGGCCCGATGGGGACCGGGAGTCCTCCATGCCCGAATCCTGCATCCTAGTCATCAGGCAGGCCGGGGAAAAGGGCAAAGGCGCGACCAGGACGCTCACGTATGTGATCGACAAGGAAAACGCCAAGGACATCCAGTATCACGTCGAGGACAATGTCCAGCCGGGATCCACCATTGTTTCGGACGAACACTCGGCCTACGGCAATCTTCAGGTCAACTTCGAACGGGTGGTGGTCAACCACAAGATCTGCTATTGCGGCCCCGCAGGCGAGAACACCAACCAGGCGGAAAGCTTCTTCGCCCGGTTCAGGCGCATGTTCAAGGGGCAAATCCACCGGGCCAGCCGGGAATATCTCGAACTCTACGCCAACGAAGTGGCCTACCGGGAGGACACCCGGCGGTGGGACAACGGCAGAATCGCCTTCGATATGCTTGGCCGCATGCTCACCCTGGCCGATGATTCCCCGTTCAGGGGCTACTGGTCACGCAGCAGACGCAACCCCGCGGTCGCTTCCTTGGAATCGCCGCCATCCTTTCCCTTGGCGGCGTAGCCCACTAGGGACCAGTATTCCATATGGTCGTCGGGATCGCCGTTGACCTTTTCTACGACATCATAGTTGATCAGCGCCCGGCGGACTTCGGTCCAGCAGTCTTCGGTCATGCCTTTTCGTTCCATGACTTGGTCGGCGATGGCCCGGGTGGACAGGGGGCCGCCTTCGGCCGCCTTCAGCGTCCGGATGATCAGGGATTTCAGTTCGCCCCGATCGAACTTCTTGGTGTACTGGCGCTTGGGCAGGACCATGCCGGGATCGAAGGCGGGGTCCATCAGGCCGATGGCCGTGTCCAGGGCCTTGATGTAGCCGTCGTTCAGCCGGATGCGTTCCCGCA is part of the Desulfovibrio sp. Fe33 genome and harbors:
- a CDS encoding IS1595 family transposase, with the protein product MPSKNHTHEQHFLLSAKARSLSIPQIAEWDEETVFKTFRELRWPKTGGEPYCPICGSVDHYFIKGRRQWRCKDCGRTYSVTSGTWLHSSNLPLKTILIAIVLLANAVKGVSASQLMRHLDVQYKTAYTLYHKLRSALLKTRYDQPAMKGEIQTDGAYLNPYKRPANRAMDRPDGDRESSMPESCILVIRQAGEKGKGATRTLTYVIDKENAKDIQYHVEDNVQPGSTIVSDEHSAYGNLQVNFERVVVNHKICYCGPAGENTNQAESFFARFRRMFKGQIHRASREYLELYANEVAYREDTRRWDNGRIAFDMLGRMLTLADDSPFRGYWSRSRRNPAVASLESPPSFPLAA